One Lepisosteus oculatus isolate fLepOcu1 chromosome 13, fLepOcu1.hap2, whole genome shotgun sequence genomic region harbors:
- the capn10 gene encoding calpain-10 isoform X1 encodes MERDDGQGLFEDPDFPPLESSLFSDYTTPISKFCGDIVWMRPQAICQSPKLFPENPKDGHAKQGILGDCWFLCACSMLLKNKLLMDKVDAVFQVVPFGQPQWGECGYTGRFRFSFWQFGCWIDVEIDDQLPCIGARLCFSHCQSPSAFWVALLEKAYAKLHGSYEKLWAGQVAEALVDVSGGLAERWSLKEVGKELRQQGEDDIVQKKFSLSSLLGVGDRCVMSCSVHSSPGGAGELGQFHAFSVMEWVELQSRGIRLLRIRNPWGRRCWGGIWSEGGEGWNQLEPGCTEELLGRTEEGEFWIEEGEFLKEFDEVTVAYPISEQGFLQSIHTGRELVHSNQVCGSWVKGRSAGGCRNNSSFSTNPKFWLRISESGEILLSLLQHQRWRLCALSVRGTARPDLCSLNFQREGREENMPMDSSKQHHLQAIGLHLWKVEKKRFNLAKTLNTPPCASTHCHAYDREVTLHTQLSAGFYLLIPSTFLQEAEAGFLLRVFSNAPVTLSALKAPPSPTGDLAASVQEGEWETSCSEGQWIPGATAGGSRNFPSHLSNPRVPFTVNCEPRGANVRITLQQHCPAKDCQPIGFHVYQISEEGREPQISQDQEPQASCVPHRYTQEVSLLCSLAPGHYIIVPSTYQPDCQGCFSVTVARKIDRKAVESKENLGRIIQEVSYISVMRS; translated from the exons ATGGAACGTGACGATGGGCAGGGACTCTTTGAGGATCCAGACTTTCCCCCACTGGAGTCCTCCCTCTTCTCCGACTACACCACCCCCATCTCCAAGTTCTGTGGGGATATCGTATGGATGCGCCCGCAG GCAATCTGTCAGtcacccaaactgtttcctgaGAATCCCAAGGATGGCCATGCAAAGCAAGGGATTTTGGGAGACTGTTGGTTCCTATGCGCCTGTAGCATGCTGCTGAAGAACAAGCTCCTGATGGACAAG GTGGATGCTGTGTTTCAGGTGGTCCCTTTCGGGCAGCCTCAGTGGGGAGAATGTGGATACACGGGCCGGTTCAGATTCAGCTTCTGGCAGTTTGGGTGCTGGATAGATGTAGAGATAGATGATCAGCTGCCCTGCATTGGTGCCAGACTGTGCTTCTCTCACTGCCAGTCTCCCAGTGCCTTCTGGGTGGCCTTGCTGGAAAAAGCCTATGCCAA GCTTCATGGTTCGTACGAGAAGCTCTGGGCTGGGCAAGTGGCAGAGGCTCTGGTTGATGTCTCGGGGGGACTGGCCGAGCGATGGAGCCTGAAGGAAGTGGGGAAGGAGCTGAGACAGCAGGGAGAGGATGACATCGTTCAGAAGAAATTCAGTCTGAGCAGCCTGTTGGGAGTGGGTGACAGATGTGTGATGAGCTGCTCAGTTCATAGCTCTCCGGGAG GTGCCGGTGAGCTGGGGCAGTTCCACGCCTTCAGTGTGATGGAATGGGTGGAGCTGCAGAGCCGCGGAATTCGCCTGTTGAGGATCCGAAACCCCTGGGGCCGCCGCTGCTGGGGTGGTATCTGGAGCGAGGG TGGTGAGGGCTGGAACCAATTGGAACCAGGCTGTACTGAAGAGCTGTTAGGCCGTACTGAGGAGGGGGAATTCTGGATAGAAGAAGGGGAGTTCCTCAAGGAATTTGATGAGGTCACAGTGGCATATCCAATCAGTGAGCAGGGATTTCTTCAGAGTATTCACACTG gaAGGGAGTTAGTTCACTCCAATCAGGTGTGTGGCTCCTGGGTTAAAGGTCGTTCTGCAGGTGGTTGCCGTAACAACAGCAGTTTTTCCACCAACCCCAAGTTCTGGCTGCGCATTAGTGAGTCGGGAGAAATACTGCTGTCCCTGCTGCAGCACCAGAGATGGAGACTGTGTGCTCTCAGTGTTAGGGGCACTGCTCGGCCTGACCTTTGTTCACTCAACTTTCAAAGAGAAGGTAGAGAGGAGAATATGCCGATGGACAGTAGCAAACAACACCACCTCCAAGCCATAGGCCTGCATTTATGGAAG GTAGAAAAGAAGCGTTTTAATCTGGCAAAGACCCTCAATACACCCCCCTGTGCCTCTACACACTGCCATGCCTATGACAGAGAAGTGACACTGCACACCCAACTCTCTGCCGGATTCTACCTCCTCATTCCCAGCACTTTCCTGCAGGAAGCCGAAGCCGGTTTCCTTCTGCGCGTCTTCTCCAATGCCCCTGTGACTCTAAG TGCACTGAAAGCCCCCCCTTCCCCTACAGGGGACCTAGCAGCCTCGGTCCAGGAGGGAGAGTGGGAGACCAGCTGCTCCGAGGGCCAGTGGATCCCTGGGGCCACTGCAGGGGGCAGCAGGAATTTCCCCTCTCACCTGTCAAACCCCCGTGTACCGTTTACTGTGAACTGTGAGCCCAGAGGGGCCAACGTGAGGATCACTCTGCAACAGCACTGCCCTGCCAAAGACTGCCAGCCCATTGGCTTCCATGTTTATCAG ATTTCAGAAGAGGGCAGAGAACCACAAATCTCCCAAGATCAAGAGCCTCAGGCCAGCTGTGTCCCCCATCGCTACACTCAGGAAGTCAGCCTACTCTGCAGCCTGGCCCCAGGGCACTACATCATTGTCCCCTCTACCTACCAACCTGACTGCCAGGGCTGCTTCAGTGTCACTGTGGCTCGCAAAATAGACAG AAAAGCAGTGGAAAGTAAAGAGAACTTGGGTAGAATCATACAAGAG GTTTCCTACATCTCTGTGATGCGCAGCTAG
- the eif4e2 gene encoding eukaryotic translation initiation factor 4E type 2 isoform X1 — translation MRVPGARCARRWSCGIQGAVFRFRRQEPAWKIMNNKFDALKDDDSGDHDQNEESSSQKECEKEKAEEDKSQATAKKKTVVPGAGEHPLQYNYTFWYSRRTPGRPTSSQSYEQNIKQIGSFASVEQFWRFYSHMVRPGDLTGHSDFHLFKEGIKPMWEDDANKSGGKWIIRLRKGLASRCWENLILAMLGEQFMVGEEICGAVVSVRFQIVCILQEDIISIWNKTASDQATTARIRDTLRRVLNLPPNTIMEYKTHTDSIKAWEEFHGLVNTSGGR, via the exons ATGCGCGTTCCCGGAGCCCGCTGTGCACGCCGCTGGTCTTGCGGAATACAGGGGGCTGTATTCAGATTCCGGAGACAGGAACCCGCCTGGAAAATAATGAACAACAAATTTGATGC CCTGAAGGATGACGACAGTGGGGACCATGATCAGAATGAGGAGAGCAGCTCACAGAAAGAGTGTGAGAAGGAAAAAGCTGAGGAGGACAAGAGCCAGGCCACTGCTAAGAAAAAG ACAGTTGTCCCGGGGGCAGGTGAGCATCCCCTGCAGTACAACTACACCTTCTGGTACTCACGGCGCACCCCAGGCCGCCCCACCAGCTCTCAGAGCTACGAGCAGAACATCAAACAGATCGGGAGCTTCGCTTCG GTGGAGCAGTTCTGGCGGTTTTACAGCCATATGGTTCGACCTGGTGACTTAACAGGCCATAGCGACTTCCATCTCTTCAAAGAAGGCATCAAACCTATGTGGGag GATGATGCCAACAAGAGCGGGGGTAAGTGGATCATTCGGTTGCGGAAGGGCCTGGCATCACGATGCTGGGAGAACCTGATTCTGGCCATGCTTGGGGAGCAGTTCATGGTGGGGGAGGAGATCTGTGGTGCCGTTGTCTCTGTGCGGTTTCAG ATTGTGTGCATTTTGCAGGAGGATATTATCTCCATTTGGAATAAGACAGCTAGTGATCAGGCCACCACAGCACGTATAAGAGACACCCTACGTAGAGTCCTCAATCTGCCACCAAACACCATCATGGAGTACAAgactcacacagacagcatcaa GGCATGGGAAGAATTCCATGGGCTTGTGAACACCAGTGGTGGCCGTTGA
- the capn10 gene encoding calpain-10 isoform X2, which yields MERDDGQGLFEDPDFPPLESSLFSDYTTPISKFCGDIVWMRPQAICQSPKLFPENPKDGHAKQGILGDCWFLCACSMLLKNKLLMDKVVPFGQPQWGECGYTGRFRFSFWQFGCWIDVEIDDQLPCIGARLCFSHCQSPSAFWVALLEKAYAKLHGSYEKLWAGQVAEALVDVSGGLAERWSLKEVGKELRQQGEDDIVQKKFSLSSLLGVGDRCVMSCSVHSSPGGAGELGQFHAFSVMEWVELQSRGIRLLRIRNPWGRRCWGGIWSEGGEGWNQLEPGCTEELLGRTEEGEFWIEEGEFLKEFDEVTVAYPISEQGFLQSIHTGRELVHSNQVCGSWVKGRSAGGCRNNSSFSTNPKFWLRISESGEILLSLLQHQRWRLCALSVRGTARPDLCSLNFQREGREENMPMDSSKQHHLQAIGLHLWKVEKKRFNLAKTLNTPPCASTHCHAYDREVTLHTQLSAGFYLLIPSTFLQEAEAGFLLRVFSNAPVTLSALKAPPSPTGDLAASVQEGEWETSCSEGQWIPGATAGGSRNFPSHLSNPRVPFTVNCEPRGANVRITLQQHCPAKDCQPIGFHVYQISEEGREPQISQDQEPQASCVPHRYTQEVSLLCSLAPGHYIIVPSTYQPDCQGCFSVTVARKIDRKAVESKENLGRIIQEVSYISVMRS from the exons ATGGAACGTGACGATGGGCAGGGACTCTTTGAGGATCCAGACTTTCCCCCACTGGAGTCCTCCCTCTTCTCCGACTACACCACCCCCATCTCCAAGTTCTGTGGGGATATCGTATGGATGCGCCCGCAG GCAATCTGTCAGtcacccaaactgtttcctgaGAATCCCAAGGATGGCCATGCAAAGCAAGGGATTTTGGGAGACTGTTGGTTCCTATGCGCCTGTAGCATGCTGCTGAAGAACAAGCTCCTGATGGACAAG GTGGTCCCTTTCGGGCAGCCTCAGTGGGGAGAATGTGGATACACGGGCCGGTTCAGATTCAGCTTCTGGCAGTTTGGGTGCTGGATAGATGTAGAGATAGATGATCAGCTGCCCTGCATTGGTGCCAGACTGTGCTTCTCTCACTGCCAGTCTCCCAGTGCCTTCTGGGTGGCCTTGCTGGAAAAAGCCTATGCCAA GCTTCATGGTTCGTACGAGAAGCTCTGGGCTGGGCAAGTGGCAGAGGCTCTGGTTGATGTCTCGGGGGGACTGGCCGAGCGATGGAGCCTGAAGGAAGTGGGGAAGGAGCTGAGACAGCAGGGAGAGGATGACATCGTTCAGAAGAAATTCAGTCTGAGCAGCCTGTTGGGAGTGGGTGACAGATGTGTGATGAGCTGCTCAGTTCATAGCTCTCCGGGAG GTGCCGGTGAGCTGGGGCAGTTCCACGCCTTCAGTGTGATGGAATGGGTGGAGCTGCAGAGCCGCGGAATTCGCCTGTTGAGGATCCGAAACCCCTGGGGCCGCCGCTGCTGGGGTGGTATCTGGAGCGAGGG TGGTGAGGGCTGGAACCAATTGGAACCAGGCTGTACTGAAGAGCTGTTAGGCCGTACTGAGGAGGGGGAATTCTGGATAGAAGAAGGGGAGTTCCTCAAGGAATTTGATGAGGTCACAGTGGCATATCCAATCAGTGAGCAGGGATTTCTTCAGAGTATTCACACTG gaAGGGAGTTAGTTCACTCCAATCAGGTGTGTGGCTCCTGGGTTAAAGGTCGTTCTGCAGGTGGTTGCCGTAACAACAGCAGTTTTTCCACCAACCCCAAGTTCTGGCTGCGCATTAGTGAGTCGGGAGAAATACTGCTGTCCCTGCTGCAGCACCAGAGATGGAGACTGTGTGCTCTCAGTGTTAGGGGCACTGCTCGGCCTGACCTTTGTTCACTCAACTTTCAAAGAGAAGGTAGAGAGGAGAATATGCCGATGGACAGTAGCAAACAACACCACCTCCAAGCCATAGGCCTGCATTTATGGAAG GTAGAAAAGAAGCGTTTTAATCTGGCAAAGACCCTCAATACACCCCCCTGTGCCTCTACACACTGCCATGCCTATGACAGAGAAGTGACACTGCACACCCAACTCTCTGCCGGATTCTACCTCCTCATTCCCAGCACTTTCCTGCAGGAAGCCGAAGCCGGTTTCCTTCTGCGCGTCTTCTCCAATGCCCCTGTGACTCTAAG TGCACTGAAAGCCCCCCCTTCCCCTACAGGGGACCTAGCAGCCTCGGTCCAGGAGGGAGAGTGGGAGACCAGCTGCTCCGAGGGCCAGTGGATCCCTGGGGCCACTGCAGGGGGCAGCAGGAATTTCCCCTCTCACCTGTCAAACCCCCGTGTACCGTTTACTGTGAACTGTGAGCCCAGAGGGGCCAACGTGAGGATCACTCTGCAACAGCACTGCCCTGCCAAAGACTGCCAGCCCATTGGCTTCCATGTTTATCAG ATTTCAGAAGAGGGCAGAGAACCACAAATCTCCCAAGATCAAGAGCCTCAGGCCAGCTGTGTCCCCCATCGCTACACTCAGGAAGTCAGCCTACTCTGCAGCCTGGCCCCAGGGCACTACATCATTGTCCCCTCTACCTACCAACCTGACTGCCAGGGCTGCTTCAGTGTCACTGTGGCTCGCAAAATAGACAG AAAAGCAGTGGAAAGTAAAGAGAACTTGGGTAGAATCATACAAGAG GTTTCCTACATCTCTGTGATGCGCAGCTAG
- the LOC102685347 gene encoding phospholipid scramblase family member 5 isoform X1: MNVSAVTVQPVPFRPLEREKHIESLFRAFTRGRRHAPEPQDTPVSRSLGDGLSPRLTEDHEHENSQGGTEKRAALELHTLKEAELRAGLSSIQEPVMAVAGEDQGLALLETVSQLRIMARPELQGPHCKPGRSYSITTGTRSQIYVAVEESSCLCLQCCGPARSCSIRGYSRQAQEVFLLERPLRADACCLGCCLMEMRAFGADRQLIGTVRQRCMKILCRWSMFTPLLEICDLDGTSNIRILGPCCPCRCYSNQEFQVVSKTGEKLGKIWKKWPGYNEDYNIDHEYFGVDVPPEMNPKSKLLLLAATFLLNHMFFEMS; this comes from the exons ATG AACGTGTCAGCTGTGACTGTGCAGCCAGTTCCCTTCAGGCCACTGGAGAGGGAGAAGCACATCGAGTCGCTTTTCAGAGCCTTCACTCGAGGGAGGAGGCATGCCCCAGAGCCTCAAGACACCCCTGTCTCTCGCTCTCTGGGGGACGGACTCTCTCCCCGGCTCACAGAGGACCACGAACACGAAAACAGCCAAGGGGGTACAGAGAAACGGGCTGCTCTGGAGCTGCACACCCTGAAGGAGGCCGAGCTACGTGCTGGCCTCTCCAGCATACAGGAGCCAGTGATGGCAGTGGCTGGAGAAGACCAaggcctggcactgctggagacTGTGAGCCAGCTGCGTATCATGGCTAGGCCAGAGCTGCAAG GTCCACACTGTAAGCCTGGAAGATCCTACAGTATCACTACAGGAACCAGGAGTCAAATCTATGTAGCTGTTGAAG AGAGCTCTTGTCTTTGTCTGCAGTGTTGCGGTCCTGCGCGCTCCTGCTCTATCAGGGGCTACAGCCGCCAGGCTCAGGAGGTTTTCCTGCTCGAGAGGCCGCTGAGGGCGGACGCGTGCTGCCTGGGCTGCTGCCTGATGGAGATGAGGGCCTTCGGGGCTGACCGGCAGCTGATCGGCACCGTGCGACAGAG ATGTATGAAAATACTTTGCAGATGGAGTATGTTCACCCCTCTCCTGGAAATCTGCGACTTAGATGGAACATCAAATATCCGAATCCTGGGCCCATGTTGTCCGTGCCGCTGCTATTCCAATCAGGAGTTTCAG GTGGTGTCAAAAACTGGGGAGAAGCTGGGAAAGATATGGAAAAAGTGGCCTGGTTATAATGAAGACTACAACATTGACCATGAATACTTTGGGGTAGATG TGCCTCCAGAAATGAATCCAAAATCTAAACTGCTTTTGCTGGCTGCCACTTTCCTGTTG AACCACATGTTTTTTGAGATGAGCTAA
- the LOC102685347 gene encoding phospholipid scramblase family member 5 isoform X2, translated as MNVSAVTVQPVPFRPLEREKHIESLFRAFTRGRRHAPEPQDTPVSRSLGDGLSPRLTEDHEHENSQGGTEKRAALELHTLKEAELRAGLSSIQEPVMAVAGEDQGLALLETVSQLRIMARPELQGPHCKPGRSYSITTGTRSQIYVAVEESSCLCLQCCGPARSCSIRGYSRQAQEVFLLERPLRADACCLGCCLMEMRAFGADRQLIGTVRQRWSMFTPLLEICDLDGTSNIRILGPCCPCRCYSNQEFQVVSKTGEKLGKIWKKWPGYNEDYNIDHEYFGVDVPPEMNPKSKLLLLAATFLLNHMFFEMS; from the exons ATG AACGTGTCAGCTGTGACTGTGCAGCCAGTTCCCTTCAGGCCACTGGAGAGGGAGAAGCACATCGAGTCGCTTTTCAGAGCCTTCACTCGAGGGAGGAGGCATGCCCCAGAGCCTCAAGACACCCCTGTCTCTCGCTCTCTGGGGGACGGACTCTCTCCCCGGCTCACAGAGGACCACGAACACGAAAACAGCCAAGGGGGTACAGAGAAACGGGCTGCTCTGGAGCTGCACACCCTGAAGGAGGCCGAGCTACGTGCTGGCCTCTCCAGCATACAGGAGCCAGTGATGGCAGTGGCTGGAGAAGACCAaggcctggcactgctggagacTGTGAGCCAGCTGCGTATCATGGCTAGGCCAGAGCTGCAAG GTCCACACTGTAAGCCTGGAAGATCCTACAGTATCACTACAGGAACCAGGAGTCAAATCTATGTAGCTGTTGAAG AGAGCTCTTGTCTTTGTCTGCAGTGTTGCGGTCCTGCGCGCTCCTGCTCTATCAGGGGCTACAGCCGCCAGGCTCAGGAGGTTTTCCTGCTCGAGAGGCCGCTGAGGGCGGACGCGTGCTGCCTGGGCTGCTGCCTGATGGAGATGAGGGCCTTCGGGGCTGACCGGCAGCTGATCGGCACCGTGCGACAGAG ATGGAGTATGTTCACCCCTCTCCTGGAAATCTGCGACTTAGATGGAACATCAAATATCCGAATCCTGGGCCCATGTTGTCCGTGCCGCTGCTATTCCAATCAGGAGTTTCAG GTGGTGTCAAAAACTGGGGAGAAGCTGGGAAAGATATGGAAAAAGTGGCCTGGTTATAATGAAGACTACAACATTGACCATGAATACTTTGGGGTAGATG TGCCTCCAGAAATGAATCCAAAATCTAAACTGCTTTTGCTGGCTGCCACTTTCCTGTTG AACCACATGTTTTTTGAGATGAGCTAA
- the eif4e2 gene encoding eukaryotic translation initiation factor 4E type 2 isoform X2, translating to MRVPGARCARRWSCGIQGAVFRFRRQEPAWKIMNNKFDALKDDDSGDHDQNEESSSQKECEKEKAEEDKSQATAKKKTVVPGAGEHPLQYNYTFWYSRRTPGRPTSSQSYEQNIKQIGSFASVEQFWRFYSHMVRPGDLTGHSDFHLFKEGIKPMWEDDANKSGGKWIIRLRKGLASRCWENLILAMLGEQFMVGEEICGAVVSVRFQEDIISIWNKTASDQATTARIRDTLRRVLNLPPNTIMEYKTHTDSIKAWEEFHGLVNTSGGR from the exons ATGCGCGTTCCCGGAGCCCGCTGTGCACGCCGCTGGTCTTGCGGAATACAGGGGGCTGTATTCAGATTCCGGAGACAGGAACCCGCCTGGAAAATAATGAACAACAAATTTGATGC CCTGAAGGATGACGACAGTGGGGACCATGATCAGAATGAGGAGAGCAGCTCACAGAAAGAGTGTGAGAAGGAAAAAGCTGAGGAGGACAAGAGCCAGGCCACTGCTAAGAAAAAG ACAGTTGTCCCGGGGGCAGGTGAGCATCCCCTGCAGTACAACTACACCTTCTGGTACTCACGGCGCACCCCAGGCCGCCCCACCAGCTCTCAGAGCTACGAGCAGAACATCAAACAGATCGGGAGCTTCGCTTCG GTGGAGCAGTTCTGGCGGTTTTACAGCCATATGGTTCGACCTGGTGACTTAACAGGCCATAGCGACTTCCATCTCTTCAAAGAAGGCATCAAACCTATGTGGGag GATGATGCCAACAAGAGCGGGGGTAAGTGGATCATTCGGTTGCGGAAGGGCCTGGCATCACGATGCTGGGAGAACCTGATTCTGGCCATGCTTGGGGAGCAGTTCATGGTGGGGGAGGAGATCTGTGGTGCCGTTGTCTCTGTGCGGTTTCAG GAGGATATTATCTCCATTTGGAATAAGACAGCTAGTGATCAGGCCACCACAGCACGTATAAGAGACACCCTACGTAGAGTCCTCAATCTGCCACCAAACACCATCATGGAGTACAAgactcacacagacagcatcaa GGCATGGGAAGAATTCCATGGGCTTGTGAACACCAGTGGTGGCCGTTGA